The Limnochorda sp. LNt genome includes a region encoding these proteins:
- a CDS encoding formate--tetrahydrofolate ligase, producing the protein MEHDAEINQRARLRPITEIADALGLGADDIEPYGRYMAKVSMSAVRRAAAGRRGRLLYTTAITATPAGEGKTTVAIGLTQALGRMGLKAAVCLREPSLGPTFGVKGGATGGGLSQIAPMVDINLHFTGDLHAVASAHNLLAAAVDNHIHQGNELGIDPKRVLWRRVMDINDRQLRHIVVGLGAPGDGVVRETGFDITAASEVMAILCLSHDMDDLKARLGRILVGEGRPGTGRKAPWIFAHQIGVIGAMAVLLRDAIKPNLVQTLEGQPAFVHGGPFANIAHGNNSILATQTALGLADFVVTEGGFAADLGAEKFLDIVVPQTGLVPDVVVLVATVRALHYHGGASRSTLHAYDPEALRRGFANLDHHIRTLQRFGLPVVVAVNRFDSDDPRELEAVVAHCQEMGVRAAVADVVARGGEGGVELAETVLATLERERPSFRPAYEWEMPLTEKLERLATQVYGADGVDLSSRARAELEALEERGFGGLPLCVAKTQFSISDDASRRGAPTGWRLQVREVRPSLGAGFVVALTGDVMTMPGLPKEPAALRIDVDQEGFVTGLS; encoded by the coding sequence ATGGAGCACGATGCCGAGATCAATCAGCGGGCTCGGTTGCGTCCCATCACGGAGATCGCGGACGCACTGGGGTTGGGGGCCGACGACATCGAGCCCTACGGACGCTACATGGCCAAGGTGTCCATGTCCGCGGTGCGGCGCGCGGCCGCCGGCCGCCGGGGCCGGCTGCTCTACACGACCGCCATCACGGCGACCCCGGCCGGCGAGGGCAAGACCACCGTGGCCATCGGCTTGACCCAGGCCCTGGGACGCATGGGCCTCAAGGCCGCCGTCTGCCTGCGGGAGCCCTCGCTGGGGCCCACCTTCGGGGTCAAGGGCGGTGCGACGGGCGGCGGGCTCAGCCAGATCGCCCCCATGGTCGACATCAACCTGCACTTCACCGGTGACCTGCACGCGGTGGCCAGCGCGCACAACCTCCTGGCGGCCGCGGTCGACAACCACATCCACCAGGGCAACGAGCTGGGCATCGACCCCAAGCGGGTCCTCTGGCGCCGGGTGATGGACATCAACGACCGGCAACTGCGCCACATCGTGGTCGGCCTGGGCGCGCCCGGCGACGGGGTGGTGAGGGAGACCGGCTTCGACATCACGGCCGCCTCCGAGGTGATGGCCATCCTCTGCCTGAGCCACGACATGGATGACCTCAAGGCTCGGCTGGGGCGGATCCTGGTGGGAGAGGGGCGGCCGGGCACGGGCCGCAAGGCGCCGTGGATCTTCGCCCACCAGATCGGGGTGATCGGGGCGATGGCGGTGCTGTTGCGCGACGCCATCAAGCCCAACCTGGTCCAGACCCTCGAGGGTCAACCCGCCTTCGTCCATGGCGGCCCCTTCGCCAACATCGCCCACGGCAACAACTCCATCCTGGCCACCCAGACCGCGCTGGGCCTGGCCGACTTCGTCGTGACCGAGGGCGGCTTCGCGGCGGACCTGGGCGCCGAGAAGTTCCTGGACATCGTGGTGCCGCAGACCGGTCTGGTGCCGGACGTGGTGGTGCTGGTGGCCACCGTGCGCGCCCTGCACTACCACGGCGGGGCCTCCCGGTCGACCCTGCACGCCTACGATCCCGAGGCGCTCCGCCGGGGCTTCGCCAACCTGGACCACCACATCCGCACCCTGCAGCGCTTCGGCCTGCCCGTCGTGGTGGCCGTCAACCGCTTCGATTCCGACGACCCCCGGGAGCTCGAGGCCGTCGTCGCCCACTGCCAGGAGATGGGCGTGAGGGCGGCGGTGGCCGATGTGGTCGCGCGCGGTGGGGAGGGAGGCGTGGAGCTGGCCGAGACGGTGCTGGCGACGCTGGAGCGGGAGCGCCCCTCCTTCCGGCCTGCCTACGAGTGGGAGATGCCCCTCACCGAGAAGCTGGAGCGCCTGGCCACGCAGGTCTACGGCGCCGACGGGGTCGACTTGAGCTCGCGGGCGCGAGCCGAGCTCGAGGCGCTGGAGGAGCGCGGCTTCGGCGGGCTGCCGCTGTGCGTGGCCAAGACCCAGTTCTCCATCAGCGACGACGCCTCTCGCCGGGGCGCGCCGACCGGCTGGCGGCTCCAGGTGCGCGAGGTGCGTCCCTCGCTGGGGGCCGGGTTCGTCGTGGCCCTCACCGGTGACGTGATGACCATGCCCGGACTGCCCAAGGAGCCGGCAGCCCTGCGCATCGACGTGGACCAGGAGGGATTCGTCACCGGCCTGTCGTAG
- the ndk gene encoding nucleoside-diphosphate kinase: MAWQRTLVIIKPEAVKAGLIGEILSRFERKGLQISRIRDGRIDRALARQHYIHHADKPFFEGLLDAITAGPVVFAIVEGPSAIAHVRNLVGATDPVKASPGSIRGDFAVELPFNMVHASDSPETAEAEIRRFFGEGA; encoded by the coding sequence TTGGCCTGGCAACGCACCCTCGTCATCATCAAGCCCGAGGCCGTCAAGGCCGGCCTCATCGGGGAGATCCTGTCGCGCTTCGAGCGCAAGGGGCTCCAGATCAGCCGCATCCGCGACGGCCGCATCGATCGCGCCCTGGCACGGCAGCATTACATCCACCACGCCGACAAGCCCTTCTTCGAGGGGCTCCTGGACGCCATCACCGCTGGGCCGGTCGTCTTCGCCATCGTGGAGGGCCCGTCGGCCATCGCGCACGTGCGCAACCTGGTCGGCGCCACGGACCCGGTCAAGGCCAGTCCGGGCAGCATCCGGGGCGACTTCGCCGTCGAGCTGCCGTTCAACATGGTGCACGCCTCCGACAGCCCGGAGACGGCGGAGGCCGAGATCCGGCGGTTCTTCGGCGAGGGAGCGTAG